The following coding sequences lie in one Pectobacterium sp. A5351 genomic window:
- the modF gene encoding molybdate ABC transporter ATP-binding protein ModF encodes MPLLKITQGLFRLNDTRMLRLDELMLDENQCWAFVGANGSGKSALARALSGELPLLQGERTTEFQRPVRLSFEQLQKLVSDEWQRNNTDLLSEGEDDTGRTTAEVIQDSVNDPARCQQLAYQFGIAHLLERRFKYLSTGETRKAMLCQALMPEPDLLILDEPFDGLDVASRQQLTDELRTLAGTGYTLVLILNRFDDIPDFINHVGVLADCTLTRVGERETILSEALVAQLAFSEKLSGSSLPEPEDPQRYMTLPADEARIQLRNGVVQYNDRPILHALTWKVLPGQHWQIVGPNGAGKSTLLSLITGDHPQGYSNDLTLFGRKRGSGETIWDIKRHIGYVSSSFHLDYRVSTSVRNVILSGFFDSIGIYQAVSDRQRHLTEQWLTLLGLNGAIADTPFQSLSWGQQRLTLIARALVKHPALLILDEPLQGLDPLNRQLVRRWLDILIGEGETQLLFVSHHAEDAPECITHRLTFVPHNDIYRYQIDGLCK; translated from the coding sequence ATGCCATTGTTGAAAATCACGCAGGGATTGTTTCGTCTCAACGATACCCGCATGCTGCGTCTGGACGAACTGATGCTCGACGAAAACCAATGCTGGGCTTTTGTCGGGGCCAATGGGAGCGGCAAGTCGGCACTGGCGCGTGCATTATCCGGCGAATTGCCGCTATTACAGGGTGAACGAACAACGGAATTCCAACGCCCTGTTCGTCTGTCGTTTGAACAATTACAAAAACTGGTTTCCGACGAGTGGCAGCGTAATAACACCGATCTACTGAGCGAAGGTGAAGATGACACTGGCCGCACGACGGCAGAAGTGATTCAGGATAGCGTCAACGATCCCGCACGTTGCCAACAGTTGGCGTACCAGTTTGGTATTGCACATTTGCTGGAGCGTCGTTTCAAATACCTCTCAACGGGGGAAACACGTAAGGCGATGCTGTGTCAGGCACTGATGCCCGAGCCAGATTTGCTGATTCTCGATGAACCTTTTGATGGGCTGGACGTTGCCTCTCGTCAACAGCTTACCGACGAGCTGCGGACACTGGCAGGCACTGGCTATACGCTGGTGCTCATTCTGAACCGCTTCGATGATATCCCTGACTTTATCAACCATGTTGGTGTGTTAGCAGACTGTACGCTGACCCGCGTCGGCGAGCGTGAAACGATCCTCTCTGAAGCGCTGGTGGCTCAGCTCGCTTTTAGCGAAAAACTGTCGGGGAGCTCGCTGCCAGAGCCTGAAGATCCGCAGCGCTACATGACACTTCCCGCTGACGAGGCACGTATTCAGTTGCGTAATGGCGTGGTGCAGTACAACGATCGCCCCATTCTGCATGCGCTGACATGGAAAGTGCTGCCCGGACAGCATTGGCAGATTGTTGGTCCCAATGGCGCAGGAAAATCGACGCTGTTGAGTCTGATTACCGGCGATCATCCGCAAGGCTATAGCAACGATCTCACGCTGTTTGGCCGCAAACGCGGCAGCGGGGAAACCATTTGGGATATCAAGCGCCACATCGGCTACGTCAGCAGCAGTTTTCATCTGGATTACCGCGTCAGCACCAGCGTTCGCAACGTTATCCTGTCAGGATTCTTTGATTCTATTGGGATTTATCAGGCTGTCTCTGACCGTCAGCGCCACCTGACCGAACAGTGGCTCACCCTGCTTGGGCTTAATGGCGCGATCGCCGATACCCCATTTCAGTCGCTCTCCTGGGGGCAGCAGCGTCTGACGCTGATTGCACGCGCGTTAGTCAAGCACCCCGCCCTGCTCATTCTGGACGAACCCCTACAGGGGCTTGACCCACTCAATCGCCAACTGGTGCGCCGCTGGTTGGATATCCTGATTGGCGAGGGCGAAACGCAGCTCCTCTTTGTCTCTCACCATGCTGAAGATGCGCCAGAGTGCATCACACACCGGCTCACTTTTGTGCCGCACAACGACATCTATCGCTACCAAATTGATGGACTATGTAAATAA
- the galM gene encoding galactose-1-epimerase, with protein sequence MLNESLNSLAPDGQPFQLTTLQNQAGMRVCLMDWGATWLSCELPLPEGEVREVLLGCASPEQYPQQRAYLGASIGRYANRIAKATFSREAETFHLVPNQNEHQLHGGPEGFHARRWRIVSQDATQVTYQLHSPDGDQGYPGHLNVQVTYALTEHNSLEISYQATVEKACPVCLTNHAYFNLDGDLTDVRKHQLQLFADYYLPVNSSGIPNADLTPVNATGMDFRQPKTLEEDFLRDSDQMAVGGYDHAYLLHRTCGSSESPAANLWSSDGRVLMSVFTSAPALQLYSGNFLAGTPSRDGGHYENYAGVALESEFLPDSPNNPDWPQPDCWLKPGKVYRSDTTYQFLVQ encoded by the coding sequence ATGTTGAATGAAAGTCTCAATTCGCTGGCGCCAGATGGCCAGCCGTTTCAATTAACAACCTTGCAGAATCAGGCAGGCATGCGCGTGTGCCTGATGGACTGGGGGGCAACCTGGCTTTCCTGTGAACTCCCACTGCCAGAAGGTGAAGTGCGAGAGGTTTTATTGGGCTGCGCATCACCCGAGCAGTATCCACAACAAAGGGCTTACCTCGGTGCGTCGATTGGCCGCTATGCCAACCGCATAGCCAAAGCAACGTTCAGTCGAGAGGCCGAAACCTTTCATCTGGTTCCGAATCAGAACGAACATCAACTGCACGGTGGCCCGGAAGGCTTTCATGCACGCCGCTGGCGAATTGTCAGTCAGGATGCAACCCAGGTTACTTACCAACTGCATTCACCTGATGGCGATCAGGGGTATCCAGGGCACCTCAACGTACAGGTGACCTACGCGCTGACCGAACATAATTCGCTGGAAATTTCGTATCAGGCGACCGTAGAGAAAGCCTGCCCTGTCTGTCTGACTAACCACGCCTATTTCAACCTTGATGGCGATCTGACTGACGTACGTAAACACCAATTACAGCTGTTTGCTGACTATTATTTACCGGTCAATAGCTCGGGGATTCCCAACGCTGACCTGACACCAGTAAACGCGACCGGAATGGATTTCCGCCAGCCAAAAACGCTCGAAGAGGATTTCCTGCGCGACAGCGATCAAATGGCCGTCGGTGGTTACGATCATGCTTACTTACTGCATCGCACCTGCGGTTCCAGCGAGAGTCCGGCAGCCAATTTGTGGTCATCAGATGGCCGCGTGCTGATGAGTGTCTTCACCAGCGCCCCCGCCTTGCAGCTCTACAGCGGCAACTTTCTGGCCGGAACACCTTCGCGAGACGGTGGTCACTATGAAAACTATGCCGGCGTCGCGCTGGAAAGCGAATTCCTGCCGGACAGCCCGAATAACCCAGACTGGCCACAGCCCGACTGCTGGCTCAAGCCGGGAAAAGTCTACCGCTCGGATACCACATACCAGTTTCTCGTACAGTAA
- a CDS encoding AcrZ family multidrug efflux pump-associated protein codes for MLELLKSLLFAVAMVPVMMVVIMGAIYCLGEVFNVLSRIGHSDGQRAKNQH; via the coding sequence ATGTTGGAGTTGTTGAAGAGCCTGCTGTTTGCAGTTGCCATGGTTCCTGTGATGATGGTGGTTATCATGGGCGCGATTTATTGCCTGGGCGAAGTGTTTAACGTGTTGTCCCGCATCGGTCATTCCGACGGTCAACGCGCAAAGAATCAGCACTGA
- the modE gene encoding molybdenum-dependent transcriptional regulator, with protein sequence MQAEILLTLKLQQRLFADPRRIELLKQIRHTGSISQGAKLAGISYKSAWDAINEMNQLAEQTIVERMTGGKGGGGAQLTRYGERLLQLYDLLAQIQQKAFDVLQEDGLPLDSLLAAIARFSLQTSARNQFFGTVLARGEEQVQQHLDILLADGKTTISALITQQSAERLQLQKGKEVLALIKAPWIDVYAATSAAPAVDNILPGRIQTIQHGVENSEVLITLTGGETLCAMVPNALLEQQKLQQGTDVKACFNADRVIIATLC encoded by the coding sequence ATGCAGGCTGAAATTCTTCTCACCCTGAAACTCCAACAGCGTTTATTCGCCGACCCACGGCGTATTGAGCTGCTCAAGCAAATTCGTCATACCGGTTCAATCAGTCAGGGAGCCAAACTGGCGGGAATTAGCTATAAAAGCGCATGGGATGCCATCAATGAGATGAACCAGCTGGCCGAGCAGACCATCGTTGAACGTATGACCGGTGGCAAAGGCGGCGGTGGCGCTCAACTTACCCGCTACGGCGAACGCCTTCTCCAACTGTACGATTTGCTCGCCCAGATTCAGCAGAAAGCCTTTGATGTCTTACAGGAAGACGGGTTGCCGTTAGATAGCCTGCTGGCAGCCATCGCGCGTTTCTCGCTGCAAACCAGCGCACGTAACCAGTTTTTTGGAACCGTGCTCGCACGCGGTGAAGAACAGGTGCAACAACATCTGGATATTTTACTCGCCGATGGTAAAACAACGATCAGCGCACTGATTACGCAGCAAAGCGCCGAGCGTCTGCAATTACAGAAAGGAAAAGAAGTGCTGGCGCTGATTAAAGCCCCGTGGATCGATGTGTACGCCGCCACGTCCGCTGCGCCCGCCGTTGATAACATCTTGCCTGGGCGAATTCAGACCATTCAGCACGGTGTAGAAAACAGCGAAGTTCTGATTACGCTGACAGGGGGAGAGACCCTGTGCGCAATGGTACCGAACGCCCTGCTTGAGCAACAAAAGCTGCAACAGGGAACGGACGTGAAGGCCTGTTTCAATGCTGACCGGGTCATCATCGCCACGCTTTGTTAA
- the galE gene encoding UDP-glucose 4-epimerase GalE, whose translation MNVLVTGGSGYIGSHTCVQLLAAGHTPVILDNLCNSKASVVKTITRLTDKTPIFYQGDIRDSALLDEIFAKHSIDSVIHFAGLKAVGESVREPLSYYDNNVYGTLVLVEAMKKAGVKNLIFSSSATVYGDQPRTPYQESFPTGQPASPYGRSKLMVEQILQDLQHAEPEWSITLLRYFNPVGAHPSGEMGEDPQGVPNNLMPYIAQVAVGRRDSLAIFGNDYPTVDGTGVRDYIHVVDLADGHIAAMNTLQNRAGVHIYNLGAGVGYSVLQVVEAFSQACGKPLSYHFAPRRQGDLPAYWADAERAANDLNWRVTRSLQEMAQDTWRWQSSHPNGYEEA comes from the coding sequence ATGAACGTTCTCGTCACAGGTGGTAGCGGTTACATAGGAAGTCATACTTGCGTACAATTGCTGGCAGCCGGGCATACTCCCGTCATTCTCGATAACTTGTGCAACAGCAAGGCTAGCGTCGTTAAAACCATTACACGTTTAACCGATAAAACGCCCATTTTTTATCAGGGAGATATCCGCGACAGCGCACTGCTGGACGAGATTTTCGCTAAACATTCCATTGATTCCGTCATCCACTTCGCCGGCTTGAAAGCCGTGGGGGAATCCGTGCGTGAACCGCTGAGTTACTATGACAATAACGTCTACGGTACGCTGGTGCTGGTTGAGGCCATGAAGAAAGCAGGCGTGAAAAACCTGATTTTTAGTTCCTCTGCTACCGTCTATGGCGATCAACCGCGTACACCATATCAAGAAAGTTTCCCGACCGGGCAGCCTGCCAGTCCTTATGGCCGCAGCAAGCTGATGGTGGAGCAAATCCTGCAAGATTTACAGCATGCAGAACCGGAGTGGAGTATTACGCTGTTGCGTTATTTCAACCCGGTTGGCGCACATCCATCAGGTGAAATGGGCGAAGATCCGCAGGGTGTGCCCAATAATCTGATGCCTTACATTGCTCAAGTTGCAGTCGGGCGTCGCGACTCGCTGGCGATCTTCGGCAATGACTACCCTACCGTTGATGGCACAGGCGTACGAGATTACATCCATGTCGTCGATTTGGCTGATGGTCATATCGCCGCCATGAACACCCTGCAAAATCGTGCTGGCGTGCACATTTACAATCTGGGCGCGGGTGTAGGCTACAGTGTATTGCAGGTCGTTGAAGCCTTTAGCCAGGCTTGTGGTAAGCCATTGTCTTACCATTTTGCCCCGCGTCGTCAGGGCGATCTGCCTGCTTATTGGGCAGATGCCGAACGTGCAGCAAACGATCTGAACTGGCGAGTCACGCGCTCATTGCAAGAAATGGCGCAGGACACCTGGCGCTGGCAATCCAGTCACCCTAACGGGTACGAAGAAGCGTAA